In Desulfotignum phosphitoxidans DSM 13687, a single window of DNA contains:
- a CDS encoding helix-turn-helix transcriptional regulator codes for MGISQYRLAKDISVPPGRINEIVHGKRSITADTALRWDVFSVCPPSSG; via the coding sequence ATGGGAATCAGCCAGTATCGTTTGGCAAAAGACATAAGTGTGCCTCCAGGGCGAATAAATGAAATTGTGCATGGTAAAAGATCAATTACCGCAGATACTGCTCTCCGGTGGGACGTTTTTTCGGTATGTCCCCCCAGTTCTGGTTAA
- a CDS encoding cytochrome c3 family protein gives MKKIVLALACVFFVSGVYAYDAVIEFSGGKNRGPVLFDHEYHMFDFDCLDCHHVMENGENVLDEADLVEGNPDILCASCHDSQSEIDTTQAFHYQCMGCHNNYSLTSEPTGPTLCGECHILEK, from the coding sequence ATGAAAAAAATTGTCCTTGCACTTGCCTGTGTTTTTTTTGTGTCGGGAGTGTATGCTTATGATGCCGTAATTGAGTTTAGCGGAGGGAAAAATCGTGGCCCTGTGTTATTTGACCATGAGTATCATATGTTTGACTTTGACTGTCTGGATTGCCATCATGTGATGGAAAATGGAGAAAATGTTCTGGATGAAGCGGATCTTGTAGAGGGCAACCCGGATATTTTGTGTGCCTCGTGTCATGATTCCCAGTCTGAAATCGACACGACACAGGCCTTTCATTATCAGTGCATGGGGTGCCATAATAATTACAGCCTGACTTCTGAACCAACCGGACCGACCCTTTGCGGAGAATGTCATATTCTTGAAAAATAG
- a CDS encoding Acg family FMN-binding oxidoreductase produces MNRREFIKQGAAAGSLLLGGSMLTTGCARDLRNQLVQLPDPVQLTEPPAGGRALDPVGYQILFYASLSPSGHNSQPWTVKVEGPDHWVVGVDSERCLPVVDPDNREVMLSLGAFAENLVQAAAALGKKAHIQVTGTSPHDREIFQVALSSQSVQKSDLKALVSRRTVKNGLTSREIKPADVTAFESAAGEGFYYFPASSSHARFMAEAAVENFRRQCDNDAAMAELAAWTRLSDKDARSHRDGLTTDGMEITGLSGWVVRHLMDVSDVTKESWRKKAVEKTAVQALEGGGWMVISSPDNSVPSLIDAGRRFQRMALLARSRGIGIHPMTQTLEEAHGKQQIRENHDAGMIPQFMLRVGYVHPYPEPVSLRRPVEWFLV; encoded by the coding sequence ATGAACCGGCGGGAATTTATCAAACAGGGGGCGGCAGCAGGGTCCCTGCTGCTGGGGGGATCCATGCTCACCACAGGGTGCGCCAGGGACCTGAGAAATCAACTGGTGCAGCTGCCTGATCCGGTCCAGCTGACGGAGCCGCCTGCGGGGGGCCGGGCCCTGGACCCGGTGGGATATCAGATCCTGTTTTATGCATCGCTTTCACCCAGCGGTCATAACAGCCAGCCCTGGACCGTGAAGGTGGAGGGGCCTGACCACTGGGTGGTAGGCGTGGATTCGGAACGGTGCCTGCCGGTGGTGGATCCGGACAACCGGGAAGTGATGCTTTCTTTAGGGGCATTTGCGGAAAACCTGGTGCAGGCCGCCGCCGCCCTGGGGAAAAAGGCGCACATCCAGGTGACGGGGACATCTCCCCATGACCGGGAGATTTTTCAGGTGGCCCTGTCGTCCCAGTCTGTGCAGAAAAGCGATTTAAAGGCCCTTGTCAGCCGGCGGACCGTGAAAAACGGACTGACATCCCGGGAGATCAAACCGGCGGATGTCACAGCGTTTGAATCGGCTGCAGGAGAAGGATTTTATTATTTTCCGGCCTCATCCTCCCATGCCCGTTTCATGGCTGAGGCTGCCGTGGAAAATTTCAGGCGCCAGTGTGACAATGATGCGGCCATGGCAGAACTGGCGGCCTGGACAAGGCTTTCGGACAAAGACGCCCGGTCCCACCGGGACGGGCTGACCACGGACGGCATGGAGATTACGGGGCTTTCCGGATGGGTGGTCCGGCATTTGATGGATGTTTCGGATGTTACAAAGGAAAGCTGGCGGAAAAAAGCCGTTGAAAAAACCGCCGTCCAGGCCCTTGAAGGAGGGGGATGGATGGTGATCTCAAGCCCGGACAACTCGGTCCCGTCACTGATTGACGCCGGCCGGCGGTTCCAGCGCATGGCGCTTCTGGCCCGGAGCCGGGGGATCGGCATCCACCCCATGACCCAGACCCTGGAAGAGGCCCATGGAAAGCAGCAGATCCGGGAAAATCACGATGCCGGCATGATCCCGCAGTTTATGCTCCGGGTCGGGTATGTCCATCCCTACCCGGAGCCGGTGAGCCTGCGGCGGCCCGTGGAATGGTTTCTGGTGTGA
- a CDS encoding methylenetetrahydrofolate reductase, protein MENNDMKSAGNFEKILRAGHFAFTGELGPPRGANVDIIKKKAAPLKGMVDAVNITDNQRAMVRMSSWATALVVMNEGIEPVYQMVCRDRNRLAMQSDVTGAYALGLRNMLCISGDHQQFGDHPNAKGVFDIDSMQLIAMIKKMRDEGKFLGGADIDTPPKMFIGAAANPFAEPFEWRIHRLAKKMAAGADFVQTQCVYNMKKMREWIKQANDMGLSEKVYILAGVTPMKNIAMAKYMKAKVPGMEVPDEIIRRLQGVKRNQVADEGIKIACEQIEEFKETKGVAGVHLMAIEWEHRVPEIAERANVLPRPKV, encoded by the coding sequence ATGGAAAACAACGATATGAAGTCAGCAGGTAATTTTGAGAAGATATTGCGGGCCGGACATTTTGCTTTCACAGGTGAGCTCGGGCCGCCCCGGGGGGCAAATGTTGATATCATCAAAAAAAAAGCAGCCCCGCTCAAGGGGATGGTGGATGCGGTCAACATTACAGACAACCAGAGAGCCATGGTTCGAATGTCCAGCTGGGCCACGGCGTTAGTTGTTATGAATGAAGGGATTGAACCCGTCTACCAGATGGTATGCCGGGATAGAAACCGTCTGGCCATGCAGTCGGATGTGACCGGTGCATATGCGCTGGGGCTCAGGAATATGTTATGTATTTCAGGGGATCATCAGCAGTTTGGAGATCATCCCAATGCCAAAGGGGTCTTTGATATTGATTCCATGCAGCTGATCGCAATGATCAAAAAAATGAGGGATGAAGGCAAGTTTTTAGGGGGGGCGGATATTGATACGCCGCCTAAAATGTTCATTGGTGCCGCCGCCAATCCATTTGCGGAACCCTTTGAATGGCGCATTCACCGTCTGGCCAAAAAAATGGCGGCCGGTGCTGATTTTGTCCAGACCCAGTGTGTATACAATATGAAAAAAATGAGGGAATGGATCAAACAGGCCAATGACATGGGATTGTCGGAAAAAGTGTATATCCTTGCCGGCGTGACACCCATGAAAAACATTGCCATGGCCAAATATATGAAAGCCAAGGTACCGGGTATGGAGGTCCCCGATGAAATTATCAGGCGCCTCCAGGGAGTTAAGAGAAATCAGGTCGCTGATGAGGGAATCAAGATCGCCTGTGAGCAGATAGAAGAGTTTAAAGAGACCAAAGGTGTGGCAGGCGTGCATTTAATGGCCATTGAGTGGGAGCATCGGGTTCCTGAAATTGCCGAAAGAGCAAACGTCCTCCCCCGGCCGAAGGTGTAA
- a CDS encoding methylenetetrahydrofolate reductase C-terminal domain-containing protein, which yields MVKAERKPVQEIFDAINGYGKVLNVGCGGCVSVCLVGGQKEVNALNAELKVHLEKAGIRKRIDGYTVERQCNESFLKELDSKAPEYDCLVSMACGAGVQHMAQRFSKIPVHPVVNTVSIGIDKDLGMYEERCRACGHCVLGYTGGICPVTRCAKGLFNGPCGGTNGDNCEISNEIPCAWLDIYKRLKNQDRLGDILKVRPHMEWQNQSPRTIIQEPYERRYLA from the coding sequence GTGGTCAAAGCAGAAAGAAAGCCCGTTCAGGAAATTTTTGATGCCATTAACGGGTATGGAAAAGTGTTAAATGTAGGATGCGGCGGATGCGTTTCAGTTTGCCTTGTGGGGGGGCAGAAAGAAGTGAATGCATTAAACGCAGAGCTGAAGGTTCATTTGGAAAAAGCGGGCATCCGGAAGCGGATTGACGGGTATACGGTTGAGCGCCAGTGTAATGAATCCTTTTTAAAAGAGCTGGACAGCAAAGCGCCTGAATATGACTGTCTTGTTTCCATGGCCTGCGGCGCCGGTGTGCAGCACATGGCCCAACGGTTTTCAAAGATACCTGTCCATCCCGTTGTCAATACGGTTTCTATCGGGATTGACAAGGATCTGGGCATGTACGAAGAAAGATGCCGTGCCTGCGGTCATTGCGTTCTGGGGTATACGGGCGGAATCTGCCCTGTGACCAGATGCGCCAAAGGGCTTTTCAACGGCCCCTGCGGCGGGACCAATGGCGACAATTGTGAAATCAGTAATGAAATCCCCTGTGCGTGGCTTGATATCTACAAACGGCTGAAAAACCAGGATCGTCTGGGTGATATTTTAAAAGTCCGCCCCCACATGGAATGGCAGAACCAGTCCCCCCGTACGATTATCCAGGAACCCTATGAGAGAAGGTATCTCGCTTAG
- a CDS encoding hybrid sensor histidine kinase/response regulator, protein MADKENIPKILVIDDEKDIRDGCEWILSRMGYEVFCAENGPDGLQVLENEDIHLVLCDIKMPGMDGFDVLAKIKEQFPSVLVIMITGFSTVEAAVEAMKKGAYDFISKPFTPDGLRIVIKRAFKTLRLTLEANALKREQQKNLIDLETEQSRIRTIIETLPHGLLVTNTQGQIVLMNPVAQKCLDQGKDNCLGKNIERCIEDKGLCDYIIKISKGHYKADKDTSHEFVLPDQRYILAEGRPVLNEDAQCMGAVVTLSDITDLKIFERLKPEFVAKVSHELRSPLSVIHDQLAMVIKSSDSEKSGQSVKSENNQYLLGRARDKTRSLISLIGDLLDISRIEAGKECLDPVKVHVEDIIKKIVEYQEVQAKKKNQSIELKLPETETPTLVCDPLSLESIFGNLITNAIKYTPEGGKISIEMDIRDENVRVKVKDNGFGIEQKHLPRLFEKFYRVKDDNTRFINGTGLGLTIVKSLVDSLKGSIHVESEPGHGSLFTVILPCNAKTGETE, encoded by the coding sequence ATGGCAGATAAGGAAAATATCCCCAAAATACTGGTAATTGATGATGAAAAAGATATCAGGGATGGGTGTGAATGGATTCTTTCCCGGATGGGGTATGAGGTGTTCTGTGCAGAAAATGGGCCGGACGGGTTACAGGTTCTTGAAAACGAAGATATTCATTTAGTCCTCTGTGATATTAAAATGCCCGGCATGGATGGATTTGACGTCCTGGCAAAGATCAAAGAACAGTTTCCATCTGTTCTGGTGATCATGATTACAGGCTTCAGCACCGTTGAAGCCGCCGTTGAAGCCATGAAAAAAGGCGCATATGATTTTATCTCAAAACCGTTTACACCGGACGGACTGAGAATCGTCATTAAAAGGGCATTTAAAACCCTGCGCCTGACGCTGGAGGCAAATGCCCTTAAACGGGAACAGCAGAAAAATCTGATTGATCTTGAAACAGAACAAAGCCGTATCCGTACGATTATTGAAACCCTGCCCCACGGCCTTTTGGTGACCAATACCCAGGGCCAGATTGTTTTGATGAACCCGGTGGCTCAAAAATGTCTCGACCAGGGCAAGGATAATTGTCTGGGTAAAAATATCGAGCGGTGCATTGAAGATAAAGGGTTGTGCGATTACATCATAAAAATTTCAAAAGGCCATTACAAAGCGGATAAGGATACTTCCCATGAATTTGTGTTACCGGATCAGCGGTATATCCTTGCCGAGGGCCGGCCGGTTTTAAACGAGGATGCCCAATGCATGGGGGCGGTGGTGACGCTTTCTGACATCACGGATTTGAAAATATTTGAACGGTTGAAACCCGAGTTTGTAGCCAAGGTGTCACATGAGCTTCGATCCCCTCTGTCTGTCATTCATGATCAGCTTGCCATGGTTATCAAGTCAAGTGATTCAGAAAAATCAGGTCAATCCGTTAAATCTGAAAACAACCAGTATCTGCTTGGCCGTGCCAGGGACAAAACCAGAAGCTTAATCTCTCTGATCGGTGATCTTCTTGATATCTCAAGGATTGAAGCCGGTAAAGAATGCCTGGACCCGGTCAAGGTGCATGTGGAAGACATTATCAAAAAAATCGTCGAATATCAGGAAGTCCAGGCCAAAAAGAAGAACCAGTCCATTGAGTTGAAACTGCCGGAGACTGAAACGCCCACACTGGTCTGCGACCCCTTATCGCTTGAAAGCATTTTTGGTAATCTGATCACAAATGCCATCAAATATACCCCGGAGGGGGGTAAGATATCCATAGAAATGGATATCAGAGACGAGAATGTCCGGGTAAAAGTAAAAGACAACGGGTTCGGCATTGAACAGAAACATCTGCCCAGGCTTTTTGAAAAATTCTACCGGGTGAAAGATGACAACACCCGTTTCATCAATGGAACAGGCCTGGGGCTTACCATAGTCAAATCACTGGTCGACTCTTTGAAAGGCAGTATTCATGTGGAAAGTGAGCCCGGCCACGGCAGCCTGTTTACGGTAATTTTGCCCTGCAATGCCAAAACCGGAGAAACGGAATAA
- a CDS encoding KH domain-containing protein, translating into MMSEMIKGKADMAKNKTKKDTALAKLITAAPAEALSELILNLAENDPEIRRKCFDYLKKNTAVSKMLKRQSEGEAILSIWAELLPDLEDLDAYGGGPYGVEDQVWELLYEITKRLTSKKVDETYRREILDSVIPFIKSGNSGAVDALDELAYAACYSAAELRYLAESLEAMHDEWQTRNARNIYRQIGDRDKYLELRLKYMEVGADYHDLAEFYWETGEKEKSIQIAQKGLKKATGRMDELRAFLAERAQEAGDRTTWNELQFDQATDRLTLDKYKKFKIACTAEEWKEYEPRLLKKMKDTGKTEQMKIHMDRKEYDSVVNLLSKCSYPQYNFVSDPHVSIAEKLEKQYPEKILKWYISGLGNLSSNHKREEYTRKAEVMAKVRHMLVNVMNDESRWEKLAAKVKNDNLRRPAFQQEFASIVPGWTAI; encoded by the coding sequence ATGATGTCTGAAATGATAAAAGGTAAGGCGGATATGGCAAAGAATAAAACAAAAAAAGATACGGCACTGGCCAAACTGATTACAGCAGCACCGGCAGAGGCCCTTTCAGAGCTGATACTTAATCTAGCAGAAAATGATCCTGAGATACGTCGAAAGTGCTTTGATTATTTAAAGAAAAATACAGCTGTTTCCAAGATGCTTAAACGCCAGTCGGAAGGGGAGGCCATCCTGTCCATATGGGCTGAACTGCTGCCCGATCTTGAGGATCTGGATGCTTATGGCGGCGGACCTTATGGGGTGGAAGACCAGGTGTGGGAGTTGCTGTATGAAATTACAAAGCGCCTGACTTCAAAAAAGGTCGATGAAACGTATCGACGTGAAATACTCGACTCTGTTATACCGTTTATTAAAAGCGGAAATTCAGGGGCGGTGGATGCACTGGATGAGCTTGCTTATGCTGCCTGTTATTCCGCTGCTGAATTGCGTTACCTTGCCGAAAGCCTGGAAGCGATGCATGATGAGTGGCAAACCCGCAATGCCCGCAACATTTATCGGCAGATCGGGGACCGTGATAAATACCTTGAGCTTCGGTTGAAGTATATGGAAGTTGGCGCTGATTACCATGATCTGGCTGAGTTTTACTGGGAAACAGGAGAGAAGGAAAAATCGATTCAGATCGCCCAAAAAGGACTTAAGAAGGCAACAGGGCGGATGGATGAATTGCGGGCATTTTTGGCCGAACGGGCCCAGGAGGCGGGTGACCGGACGACCTGGAACGAACTTCAGTTTGATCAGGCGACAGATCGTTTAACCCTTGATAAATACAAAAAATTCAAAATCGCGTGTACAGCGGAAGAATGGAAAGAGTATGAACCCAGACTCCTGAAAAAAATGAAAGATACCGGAAAAACCGAGCAGATGAAAATCCATATGGATCGAAAAGAATACGACAGTGTTGTGAATCTTTTGTCAAAATGCAGTTATCCACAATACAATTTTGTCAGCGATCCGCATGTAAGCATCGCAGAAAAACTTGAAAAACAGTACCCTGAAAAAATTCTTAAATGGTATATTTCCGGTCTGGGTAATCTTTCTTCCAATCACAAAAGAGAAGAATATACAAGAAAGGCTGAAGTAATGGCAAAAGTTCGCCATATGCTGGTCAACGTGATGAATGATGAAAGCAGATGGGAAAAGCTGGCAGCCAAAGTCAAAAATGATAATCTCAGACGTCCGGCTTTTCAGCAGGAATTTGCCAGTATTGTTCCGGGATGGACGGCGATATAA
- a CDS encoding (Fe-S)-binding protein, translating into MFRKKNTAGVNSDEIRAILDEKKAKMKLSLKACAHCSLCAESCFLFMGHNKDPKYMPSYKFLNSVGVLYKKKGNVDKQDLGEMRDLVWERCVLCTRCYCPIGIDIPDMLALARRICRSQGVYPQYDRE; encoded by the coding sequence ATGTTCAGAAAAAAAAATACCGCAGGTGTCAACAGTGATGAAATACGGGCGATATTGGACGAAAAAAAGGCAAAAATGAAATTGTCTTTAAAGGCGTGTGCCCATTGCTCTCTTTGTGCGGAAAGCTGCTTTTTGTTTATGGGACATAACAAAGACCCGAAATACATGCCGTCCTATAAGTTTTTAAATTCAGTGGGTGTTTTATACAAAAAAAAAGGGAATGTCGACAAACAGGATCTGGGTGAGATGAGGGATCTTGTATGGGAACGGTGTGTGCTTTGTACCAGATGTTATTGTCCCATTGGTATAGACATCCCTGATATGCTGGCGCTGGCAAGAAGGATATGCCGCAGCCAGGGCGTTTATCCGCAGTATGATAGAGAATAA
- a CDS encoding two-component system sensor histidine kinase NtrB, producing MRTELEKMKKKLQQSNAFLNNLIKSAVDGIIASDMTGEILIFNDAACDISGYAANEVIGKLDIRNIYPDDVAANIMKLLRSDAYGEKGTLRSFRTKIQKKTGEKIPISINAAIVYDGDKEVATLGFFHDLRETLEIEAELERTNTQLLQAEKMSSIGELAAGVAHQLNNPLGGITLFSQLVMEEYPLPEGAVKGLKRILDNANRCRSIVNELLTFARKTDNKIHPQDIKEILSQTLSLVEDQTLFQNIKIHRDFDEPIPLVPVDVQKIKHVFMNIILNAADAMEGKGDLSLSCWVSPKKDKVFVEIADTGPGIPDDMLLKVFDPFFTTKAPGKGTGLGLSLAYRIVQDHGGNIYAESTVGSGTAFVIELLLSPPDMKGPGHGR from the coding sequence ATGCGGACAGAGTTGGAAAAGATGAAAAAAAAGCTTCAACAGTCCAATGCTTTTTTAAACAATTTGATTAAAAGTGCCGTGGATGGCATCATTGCCTCGGATATGACGGGTGAGATTCTGATTTTCAATGACGCGGCATGTGATATTTCAGGATATGCGGCGAATGAGGTGATCGGAAAACTCGATATCCGGAATATTTATCCCGATGACGTCGCAGCGAATATCATGAAACTGCTCAGAAGCGACGCGTATGGTGAAAAGGGAACCTTACGATCCTTCCGGACAAAGATTCAAAAAAAAACCGGAGAAAAAATACCCATAAGTATCAATGCCGCAATTGTATATGACGGCGACAAAGAGGTCGCCACACTGGGCTTTTTTCATGATTTAAGGGAAACCCTTGAAATTGAGGCGGAACTTGAGCGGACAAACACCCAGCTGCTCCAGGCGGAAAAAATGTCTTCCATTGGCGAACTGGCTGCAGGGGTGGCCCACCAGTTAAACAACCCGTTGGGCGGTATCACCCTTTTTTCCCAATTGGTTATGGAAGAGTACCCGCTGCCCGAAGGGGCCGTAAAAGGTCTTAAACGGATTCTTGACAATGCAAACCGATGCCGATCTATCGTCAATGAATTACTGACATTCGCAAGAAAGACAGACAATAAAATACACCCTCAGGATATCAAAGAGATATTGTCACAAACCCTTTCCCTGGTTGAAGACCAGACATTGTTTCAAAATATAAAGATTCACAGGGATTTTGATGAACCCATTCCCCTTGTGCCGGTTGACGTTCAAAAGATAAAACATGTGTTTATGAATATCATTTTAAATGCTGCCGATGCCATGGAAGGAAAAGGCGATTTGTCTTTATCCTGCTGGGTGTCACCGAAAAAAGACAAGGTGTTTGTTGAAATTGCAGACACAGGGCCTGGCATACCGGATGACATGCTTTTAAAGGTATTTGATCCGTTTTTCACCACCAAGGCACCGGGAAAAGGAACCGGGCTGGGATTGAGTCTGGCCTACCGGATTGTTCAGGACCATGGCGGAAATATTTATGCGGAGAGCACCGTGGGTTCAGGCACGGCATTTGTGATTGAATTGTTATTGTCACCACCGGATATGAAAGGACCGGGTCATGGCAGATAA
- a CDS encoding TetR/AcrR family transcriptional regulator, whose product MTRKKPVQTRDKAMTRQRLIAAVGSLLAREGFKGMGVNAVAREAGVDKVLIYRYFGGLPGLIAAFGKEGDFWPSTLELAGGDIKRFAALSPEKQLKVFSHQFIQGLRKRPVTIRIMAWEMVEANELTRELESVREQGILSFFQMFFSFGKNDPDFQTCIMLVGAAISYLLIRSGHIDVYGGIGLETDSDWQRIESGIHRIIQGLLETQKTG is encoded by the coding sequence ATGACACGGAAAAAACCTGTACAGACAAGAGACAAGGCCATGACCCGGCAGCGCCTGATTGCCGCCGTGGGAAGCCTTCTGGCACGGGAAGGGTTCAAGGGGATGGGCGTGAATGCCGTGGCCCGGGAAGCCGGCGTGGACAAGGTGCTGATATACCGGTATTTCGGGGGACTCCCCGGACTGATTGCCGCATTCGGGAAGGAAGGGGATTTCTGGCCCTCGACCCTGGAACTGGCCGGCGGGGACATCAAACGGTTTGCCGCGCTTTCGCCGGAAAAGCAGTTGAAGGTGTTTTCACACCAGTTTATCCAGGGTTTGAGAAAACGGCCCGTGACCATCCGGATCATGGCATGGGAGATGGTGGAAGCCAATGAACTGACAAGGGAGCTGGAATCGGTCCGGGAGCAGGGGATTCTGTCATTTTTTCAGATGTTTTTCAGTTTTGGCAAAAACGATCCGGATTTTCAGACCTGCATCATGCTGGTGGGCGCGGCCATCAGCTATCTGCTGATCCGAAGCGGCCACATCGATGTGTACGGGGGGATCGGCCTGGAAACGGATTCGGACTGGCAAAGAATTGAATCCGGGATTCACCGGATCATTCAGGGCCTGCTGGAAACGCAGAAAACCGGGTGA
- a CDS encoding response regulator transcription factor codes for MGKQTVLIVDDEPDFVTMLKQDLHSEGYAVEVAYNGVEAIQKVKQSPPDIIVLDIMMPEKDGFAVCSELKNDDRYADIPIILLTAVSDHVSSSQYSHSQALDVEADDYLSKPASFEEILESIRSLLA; via the coding sequence ATGGGCAAGCAAACAGTTTTAATCGTTGATGACGAACCGGATTTTGTGACAATGCTTAAACAAGACCTTCACAGTGAGGGATATGCCGTTGAAGTTGCCTACAATGGGGTCGAAGCGATTCAAAAAGTAAAGCAGAGCCCGCCGGATATCATTGTACTGGATATCATGATGCCGGAAAAAGATGGCTTTGCAGTATGTTCCGAGCTTAAAAACGATGACCGGTATGCAGACATCCCCATCATTTTACTCACTGCGGTGTCAGACCACGTCAGCTCATCACAGTATTCCCATTCCCAGGCCCTGGATGTGGAAGCTGATGATTATCTGTCCAAACCGGCATCATTTGAGGAGATCCTGGAGAGCATCAGATCGCTTTTAGCGTAA